The proteins below come from a single Corynebacterium glyciniphilum AJ 3170 genomic window:
- a CDS encoding MBL fold metallo-hydrolase: protein MAERADSRITPLFRAQYQAAVGSKVPAPVRISTVDGELWVRAVPMPGAGVMNSVLSTIHLGDQGITVVDPGWAGGKAKDAVGNVLRPLDAFLRERGRRLEEITDVVVTHAHPDHIGAAAEMLQATGARYHLGAVEQRTVDAVRTGRSQDDYAVERHMIGAPDGVLDKFPFPLAEKGLPPFIPRQRPDATIEDGNLLPDHGITGELGWRAVLTPGHTPGHLCFADDRRKLLISADHVLPEIFPGIGLGVASLGGNPVKDYLAALDRLAEFDDYTVIPGHGYCFTGLGARRQETRDHVMERADEVSQVLDWNPEISVWRLAGRLTWSGGWESLANSPMVWSAIRQTMMYRDLVLEEA from the coding sequence ATGGCAGAACGTGCAGACAGCCGCATCACACCGCTCTTCCGTGCGCAGTACCAGGCGGCCGTGGGTAGTAAGGTGCCCGCGCCGGTCCGGATCAGTACGGTCGACGGCGAGTTGTGGGTCCGTGCCGTCCCGATGCCGGGTGCGGGTGTGATGAACAGCGTGCTGTCCACGATCCATCTCGGTGACCAGGGAATCACCGTCGTTGATCCGGGGTGGGCCGGTGGGAAGGCGAAGGATGCAGTGGGCAACGTCCTGCGCCCGTTGGACGCGTTCCTGCGCGAGCGGGGACGCCGCCTCGAGGAGATCACCGATGTGGTGGTGACCCACGCGCACCCGGACCATATCGGTGCGGCAGCGGAGATGCTGCAGGCTACTGGGGCGCGTTACCACCTGGGAGCGGTGGAGCAGCGCACCGTGGATGCCGTACGCACGGGACGCTCGCAGGACGACTACGCCGTGGAGCGGCACATGATCGGTGCTCCGGACGGCGTGCTCGACAAATTCCCTTTCCCGCTCGCGGAGAAAGGGCTGCCGCCGTTTATTCCGCGCCAGCGTCCGGACGCGACGATTGAGGACGGGAACCTGTTGCCGGATCACGGGATCACCGGGGAGCTGGGCTGGCGTGCGGTACTGACGCCGGGGCATACCCCGGGTCACCTGTGTTTCGCCGACGACCGGCGGAAGCTGCTCATCTCGGCGGACCATGTGTTACCGGAGATCTTCCCCGGCATCGGACTGGGGGTGGCGTCCTTGGGCGGCAACCCGGTGAAGGACTACCTGGCAGCGCTGGACCGGCTGGCGGAGTTCGACGACTACACGGTGATTCCCGGACACGGGTACTGCTTCACCGGATTGGGGGCCCGGCGACAGGAGACCCGCGACCATGTCATGGAGCGTGCCGACGAGGTGTCGCAGGTGCTGGACTGGAACCCGGAGATCAGCGTGTGGCGCCTGGCAGGACGTCTCACGTGGAGCGGCGGCTGGGAGTCATTGGCGAACTCACCGATGGTGTGGTCGGCGATCCGGCAGACGATGATGTACCGCGACCTGGTGCTGGAGGAAGCATGA
- a CDS encoding VOC family protein, which translates to MATPNPYTFIIYVSDAQASAAFYGDLLDITPVFESPRFIAFELSPGVQLAVWSGSDVFGETVAPDTALTRTSELCLSLGSADQIDARFADWRSRGVRIVTEPYDDVFGWTFVAADPDGNLIRVAPVD; encoded by the coding sequence ATGGCCACCCCGAATCCCTACACCTTCATCATCTACGTCAGTGATGCCCAGGCATCCGCGGCGTTCTATGGAGACCTGCTCGATATCACTCCGGTATTCGAGTCTCCGAGGTTCATCGCCTTCGAGCTGTCTCCCGGCGTTCAACTGGCGGTGTGGAGCGGGTCCGATGTTTTCGGCGAGACTGTCGCACCGGATACTGCGCTGACCCGTACCAGTGAGTTGTGCCTGTCACTGGGCAGTGCCGACCAGATCGACGCACGCTTCGCAGACTGGCGGTCACGTGGCGTGCGGATCGTGACGGAACCGTATGACGATGTCTTCGGGTGGACATTCGTCGCCGCTGACCCAGACGGCAATCTTATTCGTGTTGCCCCGGTGGACTGA
- a CDS encoding DUF6986 family protein, whose amino-acid sequence MPAPSVDPSVLTDITALADTKLADIDPLVAGRWATPVTWRQPVHTVYVPAHLVVGDNAPGADLPRRWASAAVDALDSYGSPADLARDLGVADEHADTVGELTREKLLREPIEDLRIDFEDGFTQRDIPQADRDADEDAMAQQAAEVLATWLSTPDSATPAFAGIRFKSFDPAVRDRGLRTLAIVLTGLAERNVLHEVLEHDRRALRLTLPKVQHHRQVDVFVDVLRAMEASLGLPEIPFEVQVETPQAVLAADGASEPARLIDAGRGRVLSLHYGTYDYSASLGVDAAEQSMDHPVADHAKDVLQVATTAVGVELSDGSTNRIPVGTRTEILEGWRIHHNLVARHLRRGIRQGWDLHAHQLVTRHLTTIAYFRADWRLSAERLRAYIAGDTSRWMDEPATAKAMAGYLLRAHACGAVTDQELELTGADHDQLRSLQVSGRL is encoded by the coding sequence TTGCCCGCCCCCAGTGTCGACCCCAGCGTCCTGACAGACATCACCGCCCTCGCCGACACAAAGTTGGCGGACATCGACCCGCTGGTCGCCGGGCGCTGGGCGACACCGGTCACGTGGCGCCAGCCCGTCCACACCGTGTACGTGCCCGCCCATCTCGTTGTCGGTGACAACGCGCCCGGCGCGGATCTGCCCCGGCGCTGGGCGTCCGCCGCCGTGGACGCCCTCGACTCGTACGGTAGCCCCGCCGATCTTGCCCGGGACCTCGGCGTCGCCGACGAGCACGCCGACACCGTCGGTGAACTCACCCGGGAGAAACTGCTGCGCGAGCCGATCGAGGACCTGCGCATCGACTTCGAGGACGGCTTCACCCAGCGTGACATTCCGCAGGCCGACCGCGACGCCGACGAGGATGCCATGGCGCAGCAGGCCGCTGAGGTCCTGGCCACCTGGCTGAGCACACCGGACAGCGCCACCCCGGCATTCGCCGGAATCCGGTTCAAATCCTTTGACCCGGCCGTCCGTGACCGTGGACTGCGCACCCTCGCCATCGTCCTGACGGGTTTGGCGGAGCGGAACGTCCTGCACGAGGTGCTGGAACACGACCGTCGGGCGCTGCGGCTGACGCTTCCGAAAGTGCAGCACCACCGCCAGGTCGACGTCTTCGTCGATGTCCTGCGTGCCATGGAAGCATCGCTCGGCCTGCCCGAGATCCCCTTCGAGGTGCAGGTCGAGACCCCGCAGGCCGTGCTCGCCGCTGATGGCGCCAGTGAACCCGCCCGCCTCATTGACGCCGGTCGGGGGCGCGTCCTGTCGCTGCACTACGGTACCTACGACTACTCCGCCTCCCTCGGGGTCGACGCCGCCGAGCAGTCCATGGACCACCCTGTCGCCGATCACGCGAAGGATGTGCTGCAGGTCGCCACCACCGCCGTCGGCGTGGAACTCTCGGACGGCTCCACCAACCGCATCCCCGTCGGCACCCGCACGGAGATACTGGAGGGATGGCGTATCCACCACAACCTGGTGGCACGCCACCTGCGCCGTGGTATCCGGCAAGGCTGGGACCTGCACGCCCACCAGTTGGTGACACGTCACCTGACCACCATCGCGTACTTTCGTGCCGACTGGCGCCTCAGTGCCGAACGGCTGCGTGCCTACATCGCCGGGGACACCAGCCGGTGGATGGATGAACCGGCCACCGCAAAGGCGATGGCCGGCTACCTGCTGCGGGCCCACGCCTGCGGTGCCGTCACCGACCAGGAACTGGAACTCACGGGAGCAGACCACGACCAGTTGCGTAGTCTCCAGGTGAGCGGACGACTGTAA
- a CDS encoding GtrA family protein: MFRKVLCFGSVGVIGAIVDFSTKALLLHLGAPGVFARGGSYIVGSTVAYYLNSYLTFSGERSVAEKARAAASYVVCLTAAVLVDWLIGHVFPSMPGILFWSWFVSQGVATTLNFLLQNFWVFRPASLLSDRHGRISPPGQHE, encoded by the coding sequence TTGTTCCGGAAAGTCCTGTGCTTCGGCTCGGTCGGCGTCATCGGCGCCATCGTGGATTTCTCAACCAAGGCGTTACTTCTGCACCTCGGAGCGCCCGGAGTCTTCGCCCGGGGTGGCAGCTACATCGTCGGCAGCACGGTGGCCTACTACCTGAACAGCTACCTCACCTTCAGCGGTGAACGGTCCGTGGCAGAGAAAGCCCGGGCTGCAGCGTCCTATGTCGTCTGCCTCACCGCCGCAGTTCTCGTTGACTGGCTCATAGGGCATGTCTTTCCGTCCATGCCCGGCATCCTCTTCTGGTCCTGGTTCGTCTCACAGGGAGTCGCCACGACGTTGAACTTCCTGCTGCAGAATTTCTGGGTGTTCCGGCCCGCCAGCCTCCTGAGTGACCGCCACGGTCGAATCAGTCCACCGGGGCAACACGAATAA
- a CDS encoding helix-turn-helix transcriptional regulator: MSRPQRLFDLLSILKARGRSTVPDLASKLGVSPRTVHRDLTVLSDAGVALVTEPGRYGGVSLLPGGRFTASGLSTREKDLLRVTGLDVDRATELGMEALATTALGKLAAPGPGHLSDVLPLSQIVTVDNRPWFSVAPSNGDVAALADDVRQGKRLAIRYRRSGEDSADERVVDPYGLLGRGGRWYLVADRDGAPRQYATARLASWSVLDAPRRLRPGETLESVSAVLAASLEQPAGSVAVIAELDRRYLDLAQRILGSRLSAVVGGTTAETVRVTIDYAQIGGVRQLLQFGDSIDVIAPPEARTLIADLAKAVVAHYERS; encoded by the coding sequence ATGTCCCGCCCCCAACGACTGTTCGACCTACTGAGCATCCTCAAAGCACGCGGACGGTCGACGGTGCCCGACCTCGCGAGCAAATTGGGGGTATCGCCCCGGACGGTTCACCGTGACCTCACCGTACTGTCCGACGCAGGCGTTGCCCTCGTGACCGAACCCGGAAGGTACGGCGGAGTATCCCTGCTTCCCGGCGGACGGTTCACCGCCTCCGGTCTCTCCACACGGGAGAAAGATCTGCTGCGCGTCACAGGACTCGATGTAGACCGTGCCACCGAACTCGGTATGGAGGCTCTGGCAACAACGGCATTGGGAAAACTCGCGGCGCCGGGGCCGGGGCACCTTTCCGATGTTCTGCCCTTGTCACAGATCGTCACCGTAGACAATCGCCCGTGGTTCTCCGTCGCTCCCTCGAATGGCGATGTGGCGGCACTTGCCGACGATGTCCGTCAAGGCAAACGACTGGCCATCCGGTACCGTCGCAGCGGGGAAGACTCGGCAGATGAACGTGTCGTGGACCCCTATGGTCTGCTTGGGCGGGGAGGACGCTGGTACCTCGTCGCCGACCGTGACGGTGCACCACGCCAGTACGCCACAGCACGTTTAGCGTCATGGTCGGTCCTGGATGCGCCGCGGCGTCTACGTCCGGGAGAAACGCTGGAATCGGTCTCCGCCGTACTGGCGGCATCGCTCGAACAACCCGCAGGATCGGTAGCGGTCATCGCCGAACTGGATCGCAGGTACCTGGACCTCGCACAACGAATTCTGGGCTCACGCCTGTCCGCAGTGGTCGGCGGTACCACGGCGGAAACCGTGCGAGTGACAATCGACTACGCCCAGATCGGTGGCGTCCGCCAACTGCTGCAATTCGGAGACTCCATTGATGTCATTGCTCCGCCAGAGGCGAGGACGTTGATCGCAGACCTTGCCAAGGCCGTCGTCGCCCACTACGAGCGCTCATGA
- the allB gene encoding allantoinase AllB, producing MTDITTIYRAAHAVYLPEDDRTPIQGPATVLVAGEQITAVFDEQDAELPDEFTYTDATVVDVPDDQVLIPGLVDTHVHVNEPGRTDWEGFASVTRAAAAGGVTTLLDMPLNSIPSTVTVDALDAKQDVAAPKTKVNVGFWGGVVPENLGTGDLRALWDRGVFGFKCFLLHSGVDEFQPLSTGQLRQAMTEIAEFDGLLIVHAEDADEIAAGEAKVDAAGGIDETFDSFLASRPSSAEATAIATVIEAAEATGCRAHILHLSDSGSIDQIAAAQDRGVRITAETCPHYLALFSEEIQNGATQYKCCPPVRTAGNRERLWKGLVDGIISTVVSDHSPCTAELKKFAEVADAQASANERNELTAFSALAATGNDLGAGGADGRGSGGSFGEAWGGIGSVQLGLPVVWSQARVRGLSLADVIGWMCQAPAEWAGLSDRGAIQEGRRADLATVSADDAFVVLPDELHQRNKFTAYAQRALAGVVTRTWIGGEPVYIRPSAPHVPAADLEDDAVFPADVRPFTLRP from the coding sequence ATGACAGACATCACCACGATCTACCGCGCGGCCCACGCCGTGTACCTGCCTGAGGACGACCGCACCCCGATTCAGGGTCCCGCGACGGTCCTCGTCGCCGGAGAACAGATCACCGCCGTCTTCGACGAGCAGGACGCCGAACTCCCCGACGAATTCACCTACACCGATGCCACGGTGGTGGACGTCCCCGATGACCAGGTGCTCATCCCCGGCCTGGTCGACACCCACGTCCACGTCAACGAGCCCGGGCGCACCGACTGGGAGGGCTTCGCCTCGGTGACCCGGGCGGCCGCCGCCGGCGGAGTGACCACGCTGCTGGACATGCCGCTGAACTCGATCCCCTCCACCGTCACCGTGGATGCGCTGGATGCCAAGCAGGACGTCGCCGCCCCGAAGACCAAGGTCAACGTCGGTTTCTGGGGTGGTGTCGTGCCGGAGAACCTCGGTACCGGTGACCTGCGGGCCTTGTGGGACCGGGGCGTGTTCGGTTTCAAGTGCTTCCTGCTGCATTCCGGGGTGGATGAGTTCCAGCCCCTGTCCACCGGGCAGCTGCGTCAGGCGATGACCGAGATCGCGGAGTTCGACGGTCTGCTCATCGTCCATGCCGAGGATGCCGACGAAATCGCCGCCGGTGAAGCGAAGGTCGATGCCGCCGGCGGCATCGATGAAACCTTCGATAGTTTCCTGGCGTCCCGGCCCTCCTCCGCAGAAGCGACAGCCATCGCCACGGTGATCGAGGCTGCCGAGGCCACCGGCTGCCGGGCGCACATCCTGCACCTCTCCGACTCCGGCTCCATCGACCAGATCGCCGCGGCCCAGGATCGCGGCGTGCGCATCACCGCTGAAACGTGCCCGCACTACCTCGCGCTGTTCTCCGAGGAAATCCAGAACGGCGCGACCCAGTACAAGTGCTGCCCTCCGGTGCGCACCGCCGGCAACCGTGAGCGCCTGTGGAAGGGGCTCGTGGACGGCATCATCTCCACGGTGGTCTCCGACCACTCCCCCTGCACCGCGGAGCTGAAGAAATTCGCCGAGGTCGCCGACGCCCAGGCATCCGCCAATGAACGCAATGAACTCACCGCCTTCTCCGCCCTCGCCGCCACCGGTAACGACCTCGGTGCCGGTGGCGCCGACGGGCGCGGATCCGGTGGTTCCTTCGGCGAGGCGTGGGGCGGCATCGGCTCGGTCCAGTTGGGGCTGCCGGTGGTGTGGTCCCAGGCGAGGGTGCGCGGACTGTCACTGGCGGATGTCATCGGCTGGATGTGCCAGGCCCCGGCCGAATGGGCCGGGCTGTCAGATCGCGGCGCGATCCAGGAAGGCCGCCGCGCCGACCTGGCCACCGTGAGCGCTGACGACGCCTTCGTCGTCCTGCCCGATGAGCTGCACCAACGCAACAAGTTCACCGCCTACGCCCAGCGCGCCCTGGCCGGCGTGGTGACCCGTACCTGGATCGGCGGCGAGCCCGTCTACATCCGCCCGTCCGCCCCGCACGTCCCGGCGGCCGATCTGGAGGACGACGCCGTCTTCCCCGCCGACGTCCGCCCTTTCACCCTTCGACCCTGA
- a CDS encoding NAD(P)-binding domain-containing protein — protein sequence MTRVIPSPALPEHSRRHRPEPLPKDVARANLEALATQARADMALIGHNHDWVPAPVEGAYNVLVIGGGQAGLGTAFALSRHRIGGVKVLEAGPPQEAGCWTRYARMHTLRSPKNMKGIELDIPSLHTERWFEAKYGAEAWAATDLTPREDWNEYLTWYRETTGADVDFHTRITGVTRPDNDGYFHIAAARDGKGDTEAVVYRARRIVFAMGLVGGGGTFLPPLVESLPQQFRAHTEDPIDFAALRGKRVIVLGGGASGFDNASAALEAGATSVEMHVRRVDIPRQNSLRWMEFPGMQEHFFDLSDDQKWEFSLFNGGLPQPPTQASVWRAFAHDNFRLLTDTRWASAEVRDGADGAEVMVTDDHGKEHVCDFVISATGYTVNLGLRPELSEFLPDIALWSDRFAPANGHPLGQCPYLGDGFQFQAKETDGGASSDAASYIPRLFHLSTGARASHAVAGNQLSGIYAGLTRLANRIATDITSENWPDFFSEFQAFEHEEVGNVGQHRDGEAWFPVAPRY from the coding sequence ATGACCCGTGTGATCCCCAGCCCCGCCCTGCCCGAACACTCCCGTCGCCACCGACCAGAGCCTCTGCCGAAGGACGTGGCCCGGGCGAACCTCGAAGCGCTGGCTACACAGGCCCGAGCCGACATGGCGCTGATCGGGCACAACCACGACTGGGTGCCGGCCCCCGTGGAAGGCGCCTACAACGTGCTGGTCATCGGCGGCGGCCAGGCAGGGCTCGGGACAGCGTTCGCCCTGTCCCGGCACCGGATCGGCGGAGTGAAAGTGCTTGAGGCCGGCCCGCCGCAGGAAGCCGGCTGCTGGACCCGATACGCCCGGATGCACACGCTGCGCAGCCCGAAGAACATGAAGGGCATCGAACTCGACATTCCGTCACTGCACACTGAGCGCTGGTTCGAGGCGAAGTACGGTGCCGAGGCCTGGGCCGCCACCGACCTGACGCCCCGTGAGGACTGGAACGAGTACCTCACCTGGTACCGGGAGACCACCGGTGCCGATGTGGATTTCCACACCCGTATCACGGGAGTGACCAGGCCCGACAACGACGGATACTTCCACATCGCGGCTGCGCGTGACGGGAAGGGCGACACAGAAGCCGTCGTGTACCGGGCCCGACGCATCGTCTTCGCCATGGGCCTCGTCGGTGGTGGCGGGACGTTCCTGCCACCACTGGTGGAGTCTCTGCCCCAGCAGTTCCGGGCGCACACTGAGGACCCTATCGACTTCGCCGCGTTACGCGGCAAACGCGTGATCGTGCTGGGCGGCGGCGCCAGTGGCTTCGACAACGCCTCCGCCGCGCTGGAGGCCGGGGCCACCAGCGTGGAGATGCACGTCCGGCGTGTGGACATCCCCCGGCAGAACTCGCTGCGCTGGATGGAGTTCCCCGGCATGCAGGAGCACTTCTTCGATCTCAGCGATGACCAGAAATGGGAGTTCTCCCTGTTCAACGGCGGGCTTCCACAGCCGCCGACGCAGGCATCGGTGTGGCGCGCTTTCGCCCACGACAACTTCCGGCTGCTGACGGACACACGGTGGGCATCCGCCGAAGTACGGGACGGTGCGGACGGAGCTGAGGTCATGGTGACTGACGACCACGGCAAGGAACACGTCTGCGACTTCGTGATCTCGGCAACGGGGTACACAGTGAACCTGGGGCTGCGTCCCGAGCTGAGCGAGTTCCTGCCTGACATCGCCCTGTGGTCCGACCGGTTCGCCCCCGCCAACGGCCACCCGTTGGGCCAGTGCCCGTACCTGGGCGACGGTTTCCAGTTCCAGGCAAAGGAGACCGACGGCGGTGCGTCGTCCGATGCCGCGTCCTACATCCCTCGGTTGTTTCACCTGTCCACTGGAGCACGGGCCTCCCACGCTGTGGCGGGTAACCAGCTCTCCGGGATCTACGCCGGGCTGACACGTCTGGCCAACCGCATTGCCACAGACATCACCAGCGAGAACTGGCCGGACTTCTTCTCCGAGTTCCAGGCCTTCGAGCACGAAGAGGTCGGCAACGTAGGCCAGCACCGTGACGGCGAGGCGTGGTTCCCGGTCGCACCGCGGTACTGA
- a CDS encoding glutathione peroxidase has protein sequence MTSTDSTNIKTIPVRALDGGELNLTNLNGPLLIVNVASKCGLTPQYTALEKLAEDYRDQGLTVLGAPCNQFMGQEPGSPEEIAEFCSATYGVTFPLTEKLNVNGEDAHPLFAELTKTPDTDGKAGDVEWNFEKFLVSKDGDVLARFRPATVPDAPEIIDAVEKAL, from the coding sequence ATGACTTCCACCGACAGCACCAACATCAAGACCATCCCCGTGCGCGCCCTGGACGGCGGCGAACTCAACCTCACGAACCTCAACGGCCCCCTGCTGATCGTGAATGTGGCGTCCAAGTGCGGACTCACACCGCAATACACGGCGCTCGAGAAGCTCGCCGAAGACTACCGCGACCAGGGCCTGACAGTCCTCGGTGCACCCTGCAACCAGTTCATGGGTCAGGAGCCCGGCAGCCCCGAGGAGATCGCGGAGTTCTGCTCCGCCACCTACGGCGTGACGTTCCCCCTGACGGAAAAGCTCAACGTCAACGGCGAGGACGCCCACCCGCTCTTCGCCGAACTCACCAAGACTCCCGACACCGATGGCAAAGCCGGGGACGTGGAGTGGAACTTCGAGAAGTTCCTCGTCAGCAAGGACGGTGATGTGCTCGCACGCTTCCGGCCTGCCACCGTTCCTGATGCGCCGGAGATCATTGACGCCGTTGAAAAGGCACTGTAG
- a CDS encoding DUF6226 family protein, whose protein sequence is MKDEILAAVDREYAADPLSAVTWDDPHPDLEVRDEEYSRVTDPERFQIVGARVDAWERALVGLGLAHAEPVVTPSGWNQAPSQEAVMLVPAAEGARPLLLAKGAFDDTPATVLIAGTGGDEQGSGSREIGVGPDCACDACDGGSDRLLETVDELVWSVVGGFVRVWGDGWSVEKWGNQESGDVRIPYPRTEIFDMARAGKITRETVIIGEPWYTMA, encoded by the coding sequence ATGAAGGACGAGATCCTCGCTGCCGTCGACCGCGAGTACGCCGCAGACCCCCTCAGTGCTGTGACATGGGACGACCCGCATCCGGACCTCGAGGTCCGCGACGAAGAGTACTCGCGGGTCACGGATCCGGAGCGGTTCCAGATCGTCGGTGCGCGGGTGGACGCATGGGAGCGGGCACTGGTTGGGCTCGGCCTGGCGCATGCGGAGCCGGTGGTCACGCCGTCAGGGTGGAACCAGGCGCCGTCACAGGAGGCGGTGATGCTCGTGCCGGCCGCGGAGGGGGCGCGGCCCCTGTTGCTGGCGAAGGGGGCTTTCGATGACACCCCCGCGACCGTGCTCATCGCGGGAACCGGGGGAGACGAGCAGGGGAGCGGTTCACGTGAGATCGGCGTCGGGCCGGACTGTGCCTGTGACGCCTGCGATGGCGGGAGTGACCGTCTTCTCGAGACTGTCGATGAGCTGGTGTGGAGTGTCGTCGGCGGTTTCGTCCGCGTCTGGGGAGACGGATGGTCCGTGGAGAAGTGGGGGAATCAGGAATCAGGTGATGTACGGATTCCTTATCCGCGAACGGAGATATTCGACATGGCACGCGCCGGGAAGATCACCCGGGAGACCGTCATCATTGGGGAGCCCTGGTACACGATGGCGTGA
- the alc gene encoding allantoicase: protein MTEHYDFLSYPDLASRALAGSVVWASDESFAERENLIMPHEPAFDPNEFGNKGKVYDGWETRRRRHDEVGENDAAIVRLGVPGHIKGIVVDTAWFKGNYPPQIAVHGLTCDEYLTGEELAALPDDRWFTLVAPMDAKGDHKHHLEIFPAGDAAARRVTHVKLEMIPDGGISRLRVHGQPAPDPRFITGTIDLAAVENGGRVTECTNMFYSHPNQIISIGRAHNMGGGWENARRRDDGNDSVTVQLAGEGRVRWIEFDTSYFVFNAPGDVKLTGVTAGGEEVELVGKTRVLPDTRHRFAVSDTAEGTTGPTPIVAVRADVYPDGGISRLRVWGELTDNGQLDIESRW, encoded by the coding sequence ATGACCGAGCACTACGACTTCCTGTCCTACCCCGACCTCGCCAGCCGTGCGTTGGCCGGCTCCGTGGTGTGGGCGTCCGACGAATCCTTCGCCGAGCGCGAGAACCTCATCATGCCTCATGAGCCCGCCTTCGACCCGAACGAGTTCGGCAACAAGGGCAAGGTCTACGACGGGTGGGAGACCCGACGCAGGCGTCACGACGAGGTCGGCGAGAATGACGCCGCGATCGTGCGCCTCGGTGTCCCGGGACATATCAAGGGCATCGTCGTCGACACCGCCTGGTTCAAGGGAAACTACCCGCCTCAGATCGCCGTGCACGGACTGACCTGCGACGAGTATCTCACCGGTGAGGAACTTGCCGCACTGCCCGACGACCGGTGGTTCACCCTCGTCGCTCCCATGGACGCCAAGGGCGACCACAAGCACCACCTCGAGATCTTCCCCGCCGGAGATGCCGCCGCCCGTCGCGTGACGCACGTGAAGCTGGAGATGATCCCCGACGGCGGCATCTCCCGCCTGCGCGTCCACGGACAACCTGCCCCGGACCCGCGTTTCATCACCGGCACCATCGACCTGGCCGCGGTGGAGAACGGTGGCCGGGTCACCGAGTGCACGAACATGTTCTACTCGCACCCCAACCAGATCATCTCCATCGGACGCGCACACAACATGGGCGGCGGCTGGGAGAATGCGCGGCGTCGTGACGACGGCAACGACTCGGTCACCGTCCAGCTCGCCGGAGAGGGACGCGTGCGTTGGATCGAGTTCGACACGTCCTACTTCGTATTCAACGCGCCCGGCGACGTGAAGCTGACCGGCGTGACCGCCGGCGGTGAGGAGGTCGAGCTCGTCGGCAAGACGAGGGTACTGCCGGACACCCGGCACCGGTTCGCCGTGTCCGACACCGCCGAAGGCACCACCGGGCCGACGCCGATCGTCGCCGTCCGTGCCGACGTCTACCCCGACGGGGGTATCTCCCGGCTGCGCGTGTGGGGCGAACTGACCGACAACGGCCAACTCGACATCGAAAGCCGCTGGTAG